A stretch of the Theropithecus gelada isolate Dixy chromosome 7a, Tgel_1.0, whole genome shotgun sequence genome encodes the following:
- the PYGO1 gene encoding pygopus homolog 1 isoform X2, whose amino-acid sequence MSAEQEKDPISLKRVRGGDSGLDGLGGPGVQLGSPDKKKRKANTQGPSFPPLSEYAPPPNPNSDHLVAANPFDDNYNTISYKPLPSSNPYLGPGYPGFGGYSTFRMPPHVPPRMSSPYCGPYSLRNQPHPFPQNPLGMGFNRPHAFTFGPHDNSSFGNPSYNNVLSQNVNMPNQHFRQSPAENFSQIPPQNASQVSNPDLASNFVPGNNSNFTSPLESNHSFIPPPNTFGQAKAPPPKQDFPQGATKNTNQNSSAHPPHLNMDDTVNQSNIELKNVNRSNAVNQENSRSSSTEATNNNHANGTQNKPRQPRGAADACTTEKSNKSSLHPNRHGHSSSDPVYPCGICTNEVNDDQDAILCEASCQKWFHRICTGMTETAYGLLTAEASAVWGCDTCMADKDVQLMRTRETFGPSAVGSDA is encoded by the exons gtggtgATAGTGGACTGGATGGGTTAGGAGGACCAGGTGTACAACTAGGAAGCCCAGATAAGAAAAAACGCAAGGCAAATACACAG gGACCTTCTTTTCCTCCATTGTCTGAGTATGCTCCACCACCGAATCCAAACTCTGACCATCTAGTGGCTGCTAATCCATTTGATGACAACTATAATACTATTTCCTATAAACCACTACCTTCGTCAAATCCATATCTTGGCCCTGGTTATCCTGGCTTTGGAGGCTATAGTACATTCAGAATGCCACCTCACGTTCCCCCAAGAATGTCTTCCCCATACTGTGGTCCTTACTCACTCAGGAACCAGCCACACCCATTTCCTCAGAATCCTCTGGGCATGGGTTTTAATCGACCTCATGCTTTTACATTTGGGCCACATGATAATTCAAGTTTCGGTAACCCATCTTATAATAATGTACTAAGTCAGAATGTCAACATGCCTAATCAACATTTTAGACAAAGTCCTGCTGAAAATTTCAGTCAGATTCCTCCACAGAACGCTAGCCAAGTTTCTAACCCTGATTTGGCATCTAATTTTGTTCctggaaataattcaaattttactTCTCCATTAGAATCtaatcattcttttattcctcccCCAAACACTTTTGGTCAAGCAAAAGCACCTCCCCCAAAACAAGACTTTCCTCAAGGAGCAACCAAAAACACTAATCAAAATTCCTCTGCTCATCCACCTCACTTGAATATGGATGACACAGTGAATCAGAGtaatattgaattaaaaaatgttaatcgAAGCAATGCAGTAAATCAAGAGAACAGCCGTTCAAGTAGCACTGAAGCCACAAACAATAACCATGCAAATGGGACGCAGAATAAGCCACGACAACCAAGAGGTGCAGCAGATGCCTGCACCACTGAAAAAAGCAATAAATCTTCTCTTCACCCAAACCGTCATGGCCATTCATCTTCTGACCCAGTGTATCCTTGTGGAATTTGTACAAACGAGGTGAATGATGATCAGGATGCCATCTTATGTGAGGCCTCTTGTCAGAAATGGTTTCATCGGATCTGTACTGGAATGACTGAAACAGCTTATGGCCTCTTAACTGCAGAAGCATCTGCAGTATGGGGCTGTGATACCTGTATGGCTGACAAAGATGTCCAGTTAATGCGTACTAGAGAAACTTTCGGTCCGTCTGCAGTGGGCAGTGATGCTTAA
- the PYGO1 gene encoding pygopus homolog 1 isoform X1, producing MPAENSPAPAYKVSSHGGDSGLDGLGGPGVQLGSPDKKKRKANTQGPSFPPLSEYAPPPNPNSDHLVAANPFDDNYNTISYKPLPSSNPYLGPGYPGFGGYSTFRMPPHVPPRMSSPYCGPYSLRNQPHPFPQNPLGMGFNRPHAFTFGPHDNSSFGNPSYNNVLSQNVNMPNQHFRQSPAENFSQIPPQNASQVSNPDLASNFVPGNNSNFTSPLESNHSFIPPPNTFGQAKAPPPKQDFPQGATKNTNQNSSAHPPHLNMDDTVNQSNIELKNVNRSNAVNQENSRSSSTEATNNNHANGTQNKPRQPRGAADACTTEKSNKSSLHPNRHGHSSSDPVYPCGICTNEVNDDQDAILCEASCQKWFHRICTGMTETAYGLLTAEASAVWGCDTCMADKDVQLMRTRETFGPSAVGSDA from the exons gtggtgATAGTGGACTGGATGGGTTAGGAGGACCAGGTGTACAACTAGGAAGCCCAGATAAGAAAAAACGCAAGGCAAATACACAG gGACCTTCTTTTCCTCCATTGTCTGAGTATGCTCCACCACCGAATCCAAACTCTGACCATCTAGTGGCTGCTAATCCATTTGATGACAACTATAATACTATTTCCTATAAACCACTACCTTCGTCAAATCCATATCTTGGCCCTGGTTATCCTGGCTTTGGAGGCTATAGTACATTCAGAATGCCACCTCACGTTCCCCCAAGAATGTCTTCCCCATACTGTGGTCCTTACTCACTCAGGAACCAGCCACACCCATTTCCTCAGAATCCTCTGGGCATGGGTTTTAATCGACCTCATGCTTTTACATTTGGGCCACATGATAATTCAAGTTTCGGTAACCCATCTTATAATAATGTACTAAGTCAGAATGTCAACATGCCTAATCAACATTTTAGACAAAGTCCTGCTGAAAATTTCAGTCAGATTCCTCCACAGAACGCTAGCCAAGTTTCTAACCCTGATTTGGCATCTAATTTTGTTCctggaaataattcaaattttactTCTCCATTAGAATCtaatcattcttttattcctcccCCAAACACTTTTGGTCAAGCAAAAGCACCTCCCCCAAAACAAGACTTTCCTCAAGGAGCAACCAAAAACACTAATCAAAATTCCTCTGCTCATCCACCTCACTTGAATATGGATGACACAGTGAATCAGAGtaatattgaattaaaaaatgttaatcgAAGCAATGCAGTAAATCAAGAGAACAGCCGTTCAAGTAGCACTGAAGCCACAAACAATAACCATGCAAATGGGACGCAGAATAAGCCACGACAACCAAGAGGTGCAGCAGATGCCTGCACCACTGAAAAAAGCAATAAATCTTCTCTTCACCCAAACCGTCATGGCCATTCATCTTCTGACCCAGTGTATCCTTGTGGAATTTGTACAAACGAGGTGAATGATGATCAGGATGCCATCTTATGTGAGGCCTCTTGTCAGAAATGGTTTCATCGGATCTGTACTGGAATGACTGAAACAGCTTATGGCCTCTTAACTGCAGAAGCATCTGCAGTATGGGGCTGTGATACCTGTATGGCTGACAAAGATGTCCAGTTAATGCGTACTAGAGAAACTTTCGGTCCGTCTGCAGTGGGCAGTGATGCTTAA